A genomic segment from Amycolatopsis camponoti encodes:
- a CDS encoding roadblock/LC7 domain-containing protein — translation MANSGVSELDWLLDDLVKRVAGADRAVVLSSDGLLIGRSGNLSEEDAEHLSAVAAAFQSLARGTGRHFGGGNVRQTMVEMDHAFLFVTAAGRGACLALLAREDADMGLVAYEMNLMVKRVGQVLTSAPRTGAGVLPTSP, via the coding sequence ATGGCCAACTCAGGCGTCAGTGAGCTCGACTGGCTGCTGGACGACCTCGTCAAGCGGGTCGCCGGGGCGGACCGCGCCGTGGTCCTGTCCTCGGACGGCCTGCTCATCGGGAGGTCGGGCAACCTCTCCGAAGAGGACGCCGAACACCTCTCGGCGGTCGCCGCGGCGTTCCAGAGCCTGGCGCGCGGGACCGGACGGCACTTCGGCGGCGGCAACGTCCGTCAGACGATGGTCGAGATGGACCACGCGTTCCTGTTCGTGACGGCGGCCGGCCGAGGCGCTTGCCTCGCCCTGCTGGCTCGCGAAGACGCGGACATGGGGCTGGTCGCGTACGAGATGAACCTGATGGTGAAGCGCGTCGGCCAGGTGCTCACCTCGGCCCCGCGGACCGGTGCCGGCGTCCTGCCCACGTCGCCATGA
- a CDS encoding DUF742 domain-containing protein — protein sequence MSGRHEAWFDDEAGPLVRSYAVTGGRTRSDTLGLDLITLVVALRTAHEAGMLEPEYARIIALCQRPVSVAEVAARVDLPLPVVKVMLSDLIEQNLVLFRTAAPAQESPNRHVLQAVLDGIRKL from the coding sequence ATGAGCGGACGGCACGAAGCCTGGTTCGACGACGAGGCCGGCCCCCTGGTCCGGTCCTACGCGGTCACGGGTGGCCGCACCCGGTCCGACACGCTCGGGCTCGACCTCATCACGCTCGTGGTCGCCCTGCGCACCGCGCACGAGGCGGGCATGCTCGAACCGGAGTACGCGCGGATCATCGCCCTGTGCCAGCGGCCGGTCTCGGTGGCGGAGGTCGCCGCGCGCGTCGACCTGCCGCTGCCCGTGGTCAAGGTGATGCTCAGCGACCTCATCGAGCAGAACCTGGTGCTGTTCCGTACCGCGGCACCGGCTCAGGAATCCCCCAACCGACACGTATTGCAGGCGGTCCTTGATGGCATCCGGAAACTCTGA
- a CDS encoding GTP-binding protein, which yields MASGNSDPRRNLTATAVKVLIAGGFGVGKTTMVGSVSEVPPLRTEEVITTASEGVDDLSGVEQKTTTTVALDFGRITINPDLILYLFGTPGQDRFWFMWDELAEGALGAVVLADTRRLDSCFAAVDFFERRNLPFVVGVNCFDGAYRYGTEEVRQALDVGMDVPLLLCDARERESTKQVLTSLMEHVMARSDLAAAQGGY from the coding sequence ATGGCATCCGGAAACTCTGACCCCCGGCGGAACCTGACCGCGACCGCGGTCAAGGTACTCATCGCCGGCGGGTTCGGGGTCGGCAAGACCACGATGGTCGGCTCGGTGAGCGAAGTGCCGCCGCTGCGGACCGAAGAGGTCATCACGACCGCGTCCGAGGGCGTCGACGACCTCTCGGGGGTCGAGCAGAAGACCACCACGACGGTCGCGCTCGACTTCGGCCGCATCACGATCAACCCGGACCTGATCCTGTACCTGTTCGGCACGCCGGGGCAGGACCGGTTCTGGTTCATGTGGGACGAGCTGGCGGAGGGCGCGCTCGGCGCCGTCGTGCTGGCCGACACCCGCCGGCTGGACAGCTGCTTCGCGGCTGTCGACTTCTTCGAGCGGCGCAACCTGCCGTTCGTCGTCGGCGTGAACTGCTTCGACGGCGCGTACCGCTACGGCACCGAGGAGGTCCGGCAGGCGCTCGACGTCGGCATGGACGTCCCGCTGCTGCTGTGCGACGCCCGCGAGCGGGAGTCGACGAAGCAGGTGCTGACCAGCCTGATGGAACACGTGATGGCGCGGTCCGACCTGGCAGCCGCCCAGGGCGGCTACTGA
- a CDS encoding DoxX family protein codes for MTTTIARETQTTATKTAPAKGIVVGASRIVISFLFGFHGLQGFGFFGGVDGQGGGVPFGSFPGWWGSVFELVGASLLLVGLASRPAAILLSGVMAFAYFTVHAPMGLLPLQNMGEPAAVYSWIFLLFAAIGPGRFAVDTLIKRRRG; via the coding sequence ATGACCACCACGATCGCCCGCGAGACCCAGACCACCGCCACCAAGACCGCCCCGGCCAAGGGCATCGTCGTCGGCGCGAGCCGGATCGTGATCTCGTTCCTGTTCGGCTTCCACGGCTTGCAGGGATTCGGCTTCTTCGGTGGCGTCGACGGCCAGGGCGGCGGCGTCCCGTTCGGCTCGTTCCCCGGCTGGTGGGGCAGCGTCTTCGAACTCGTGGGCGCCTCGCTGCTGCTCGTCGGGCTCGCCAGCAGGCCGGCCGCGATCCTGCTCTCCGGCGTGATGGCCTTCGCCTACTTCACCGTGCACGCGCCGATGGGCCTGCTGCCGCTGCAGAACATGGGCGAGCCCGCCGCGGTCTACTCGTGGATCTTCCTGCTGTTCGCCGCGATCGGCCCGGGCCGCTTCGCCGTCGACACGCTGATCAAGCGGCGACGCGGCTGA
- a CDS encoding NUDIX domain-containing protein, with the protein MAGKRSAGLLLHRGRGDDVEVLLGHMGGPFWAKKDAAAWSLPKGELDPDEEPEHAARREFEEELGLPAPSGEYVPLGEVKQSGKTVTAWAVEADLDPASVVPGTFSMEWPPRSGKQQEFPEIDRVEWFSLDVAREKLVKGQLPFLDRLLELAGQ; encoded by the coding sequence ATGGCGGGCAAACGCAGTGCCGGGCTCCTGCTCCACCGCGGGCGGGGCGACGACGTCGAAGTGCTGCTCGGGCACATGGGCGGGCCGTTCTGGGCGAAGAAGGACGCGGCGGCCTGGTCGCTGCCGAAGGGTGAGCTGGACCCGGACGAGGAGCCGGAGCACGCGGCCCGGCGCGAGTTCGAGGAGGAGCTGGGCCTGCCCGCGCCGTCCGGTGAGTACGTCCCGCTGGGCGAGGTGAAGCAGTCGGGCAAGACCGTCACGGCGTGGGCGGTCGAGGCCGACCTCGACCCGGCTTCGGTGGTGCCGGGGACGTTCTCCATGGAGTGGCCGCCGCGCTCGGGCAAGCAGCAGGAGTTTCCGGAGATCGACCGGGTCGAGTGGTTCTCGCTCGACGTCGCGCGCGAGAAACTGGTGAAGGGTCAGCTGCCGTTTCTGGACCGGCTGCTCGAGCTAGCGGGTCAGTAG
- a CDS encoding HAD family hydrolase, protein MPTRALVFDFDGTLADTESAVLQSWRELFREHGVELPMAAWYAVIGTQHTTPAMFALLAEHVPGIDPEALRPKSKARVFQLLEKLGPRDGVRSYLETAKDHGLKLAVASSSSGAWVNPHLERLGINGYFDAVLTGDLHKAKPDPDLYLAALDALGAEAADTIAFEDTPHGVTAAKAAGLTCVAVPNAITESLDFGQADVVLPSFTAKPLEALLTR, encoded by the coding sequence GTGCCCACCCGCGCCCTGGTCTTCGACTTCGACGGCACCCTCGCCGACACCGAGTCCGCCGTCCTGCAGTCGTGGCGGGAGCTGTTCCGGGAGCACGGGGTCGAGCTGCCGATGGCGGCCTGGTACGCCGTCATCGGCACGCAGCACACCACGCCCGCGATGTTCGCTCTACTCGCCGAGCACGTCCCCGGCATCGACCCCGAGGCGCTGCGCCCCAAGAGCAAAGCCCGCGTCTTCCAGCTGCTCGAGAAGCTCGGCCCGCGTGACGGCGTCCGAAGCTACCTGGAGACGGCGAAAGACCACGGCCTCAAGCTGGCCGTCGCCTCCAGCTCGTCCGGGGCCTGGGTGAACCCGCACCTCGAACGGCTCGGCATCAACGGCTACTTCGACGCCGTCCTCACCGGGGACCTCCACAAGGCCAAGCCCGACCCGGACCTCTACCTCGCCGCGCTCGACGCCCTCGGAGCCGAAGCGGCGGACACGATCGCCTTCGAGGACACGCCCCACGGCGTCACCGCCGCCAAGGCCGCCGGGCTGACCTGCGTCGCCGTGCCGAACGCCATCACCGAGAGTCTCGACTTCGGCCAGGCCGACGTCGTGCTGCCGTCGTTCACCGCCAAGCCGCTCGAGGCCCTACTGACCCGCTAG
- a CDS encoding O-acetyl-ADP-ribose deacetylase, with protein sequence MRIRILDADITTLEVDVVVNAANSSLLGGGGVDGAIHRKGGPEILAACRKLRAGHYGKGLQTGQAVATTAGNLPANWVVHTVGPVWSATEDRSALLADCHRNSLAVARELAAKTVAFPAISTGIYRWPLASAAAIAVAAVRETGGVEEVIFALRGQAAMDAFHNSLA encoded by the coding sequence ATGCGCATCCGGATCCTCGACGCCGACATCACCACCCTCGAGGTCGACGTCGTCGTCAACGCGGCCAACTCCTCGCTGCTCGGCGGCGGCGGGGTCGACGGGGCCATCCACCGCAAGGGTGGCCCCGAGATCCTCGCCGCGTGCCGGAAGCTGCGGGCCGGGCACTACGGGAAGGGCCTCCAGACCGGGCAGGCCGTCGCCACCACCGCCGGGAACCTGCCCGCGAACTGGGTCGTGCACACCGTCGGCCCGGTTTGGTCCGCGACCGAAGACCGCTCCGCGCTCCTCGCCGACTGCCACCGGAACTCCCTGGCCGTCGCCCGGGAGCTGGCCGCGAAGACCGTCGCCTTCCCGGCCATCTCCACCGGGATCTACCGGTGGCCGCTCGCATCGGCCGCCGCGATCGCCGTGGCCGCCGTGCGGGAGACCGGCGGGGTCGAGGAAGTGATCTTCGCACTGCGGGGGCAAGCCGCGATGGACGCGTTTCACAACTCCCTTGCCTGA
- a CDS encoding alpha/beta fold hydrolase gives MSTTVSADGTKIAYTRAGSGPALVLVDGAMCYRGSSPNDALAKELAARFTVYTYDRRGRGESTDTGPYAVEREVEDLAALVKEAGGEAFLFGISSGAALALEAARSLPVTKLALYEPPFVVDDTRRPVPADYPARLDAVLAAGKRGQAVKMFMTEGVGLSGAVVAAMRIMPFWAKLKRVAPTLPYDTALVVEHQSGEPLPAAWPEVKVPTLVADGGKSPAWMRNGVSSLAKVLPSAEYKTLPGQTHIVKAAALAPVLADFYLS, from the coding sequence ATGAGCACGACGGTTTCCGCCGACGGCACGAAGATCGCCTACACCCGCGCCGGGTCCGGCCCCGCGCTCGTCCTCGTCGACGGCGCGATGTGCTACCGCGGCTCGTCCCCGAACGACGCGCTCGCGAAGGAGCTGGCCGCGCGCTTCACCGTGTACACCTACGACCGCCGTGGCCGGGGCGAGAGCACCGACACCGGGCCGTACGCGGTCGAGCGCGAGGTCGAGGACCTCGCCGCGCTCGTCAAGGAAGCGGGCGGCGAGGCGTTCCTGTTCGGCATCTCGTCGGGCGCCGCGCTGGCGCTCGAAGCGGCGCGCAGCCTCCCGGTGACGAAGCTGGCGCTGTACGAGCCCCCGTTCGTCGTCGACGACACCCGCCGGCCCGTCCCGGCCGACTACCCGGCGCGGCTCGACGCGGTGCTGGCCGCGGGAAAACGCGGCCAGGCGGTGAAGATGTTCATGACCGAAGGCGTCGGCCTGAGCGGCGCGGTGGTGGCGGCGATGCGGATCATGCCGTTCTGGGCCAAGCTCAAGCGCGTGGCCCCCACGCTCCCGTACGACACGGCTTTGGTGGTCGAGCACCAGTCGGGGGAACCCCTGCCGGCCGCGTGGCCCGAGGTGAAGGTCCCGACGCTGGTGGCCGACGGCGGCAAGAGCCCGGCCTGGATGCGCAACGGCGTGTCGTCGCTGGCGAAGGTGCTGCCCTCGGCGGAGTACAAGACGCTGCCGGGCCAGACGCACATCGTGAAGGCCGCGGCACTGGCCCCGGTCCTGGCGGACTTCTACCTGAGCTGA
- a CDS encoding DUF998 domain-containing protein, which produces MTTTAIRRPRSLAPSTTRGLLTCGILAGPVFVLTGVVQGLTRAGFDFTRHPASVLSNGSLGFVQITNFLVTGLLTIAAAAGIRRVLPGRWGPRLLTVYGVGLLCAGVFRADPQDGFPAGTPAGPPASISWHGTLHFVAGGVGFAALVAACFAIGSHLTPARTWYSRISGSLFLAGFAGVASGSTSPVVTLGFWAAVVIAFAWLAATSVHLLSRGESR; this is translated from the coding sequence ATGACCACCACCGCGATCCGCCGCCCCCGATCCCTCGCCCCTTCGACCACCCGCGGCCTGCTGACCTGCGGGATCCTCGCCGGGCCCGTCTTCGTCCTCACCGGCGTCGTCCAAGGCCTGACCCGCGCCGGCTTCGACTTCACGCGGCACCCCGCGAGCGTCCTGTCGAACGGCTCGCTCGGCTTCGTCCAGATCACGAACTTCCTGGTCACCGGCCTGCTGACGATCGCGGCGGCGGCCGGGATCCGGCGCGTCCTGCCCGGCCGGTGGGGGCCGAGACTCCTCACCGTCTACGGCGTCGGCCTGCTCTGCGCGGGCGTCTTCCGCGCCGACCCGCAGGACGGCTTCCCGGCCGGGACCCCCGCCGGCCCGCCGGCGTCGATCAGCTGGCACGGCACGCTGCACTTCGTCGCCGGTGGCGTCGGCTTCGCCGCCCTGGTCGCGGCCTGCTTCGCGATCGGGTCGCACCTCACGCCCGCGCGGACGTGGTACTCGCGTATCAGCGGGTCGCTGTTCCTCGCGGGCTTCGCGGGCGTAGCGTCCGGATCGACGAGCCCGGTCGTGACCCTCGGCTTCTGGGCGGCCGTGGTGATCGCCTTCGCCTGGCTCGCCGCCACGTCCGTCCACCTGCTGTCGCGAGGAGAGTCCCGATGA
- a CDS encoding metallophosphoesterase — MRGQLVVVPILAMLLLFGVPWWTLVLAPEWGTAGTIAGTAVLALGLVTMPVAMFRGHSKRQSDASARLGDSLLAVIWVLFSWCILSLVLRVALLGVDDPLRSRIVAGATVLVAATLLVHGNRVAMRVPPVKATDVVIPRLGPGLDGLRVAVLTDTHFGPIDRTRWSEKVVAAVNALDADVVCHAGDLADGAVAKRRKQVDPLGGVQAALGRFYITGNHEYFGEAQAWLDHMEGLGWDTLHNRSTLLERGGDRILFAGIDDPTGASSGLPGHGPDLALALDGRPADVPVVLLAHQPKQVRQAREADVDLQISGHTHGGQIWPFHLLVRLDQPTLSGLTRHGPTQLYNSRGTGFWGPPFRVFAPSEITLLTLRSA, encoded by the coding sequence ATGAGAGGGCAACTCGTCGTCGTGCCGATCCTGGCCATGCTCCTGCTGTTCGGCGTGCCGTGGTGGACGCTCGTTCTCGCGCCGGAGTGGGGCACGGCGGGCACGATCGCCGGCACCGCGGTGCTCGCGCTGGGCCTGGTCACGATGCCGGTCGCCATGTTCCGCGGCCACTCCAAGCGCCAAAGCGACGCCTCCGCGCGCCTGGGCGACTCGCTGCTGGCCGTGATCTGGGTGCTGTTCAGCTGGTGCATCCTCAGCCTCGTGCTGCGGGTGGCACTGCTCGGCGTCGACGACCCGCTGCGGTCGCGGATCGTCGCGGGCGCGACCGTGCTGGTGGCGGCCACACTGCTCGTGCACGGCAACCGCGTCGCCATGCGGGTGCCGCCGGTGAAGGCGACCGACGTCGTCATCCCGCGGCTCGGCCCGGGCCTCGACGGCCTGCGCGTCGCCGTGCTGACCGACACCCACTTCGGGCCGATCGACCGGACCAGGTGGTCGGAGAAGGTCGTCGCGGCGGTCAACGCCCTCGACGCGGACGTCGTCTGCCACGCCGGCGACCTCGCCGACGGCGCGGTGGCGAAGCGCCGCAAGCAGGTCGACCCGCTCGGCGGCGTCCAGGCCGCGCTCGGCCGGTTCTACATCACCGGCAACCACGAGTACTTCGGCGAGGCCCAGGCGTGGCTCGACCACATGGAAGGGCTGGGCTGGGACACGCTGCACAACCGCTCGACGCTCCTGGAGCGCGGCGGCGACCGCATCCTGTTCGCCGGCATCGACGACCCGACGGGCGCGTCGTCCGGCCTGCCCGGCCACGGCCCCGACCTGGCCCTCGCGCTGGACGGCCGCCCCGCCGACGTGCCGGTGGTGCTGCTGGCGCACCAGCCGAAGCAGGTGCGCCAGGCCCGTGAGGCCGACGTCGACCTGCAGATCTCCGGGCACACGCACGGCGGCCAGATCTGGCCGTTCCACCTGCTGGTGCGGCTCGACCAGCCGACGCTGTCGGGCCTGACCCGGCACGGCCCGACCCAGCTGTACAACAGCCGGGGCACCGGCTTCTGGGGACCGCCGTTCCGCGTCTTCGCGCCCAGCGAGATCACGCTCCTCACCTTGCGCTCCGCCTGA
- a CDS encoding YidC/Oxa1 family membrane protein insertase translates to MFGFLDVPVEGAYHLIHAFTGPLSPALAIVLFTLAVRLLLHPLARSAVRGERARAALMPEVRALRAKHGQDREWLAAEMTKLQRESGASLFAGCLPMLLQLPFFMVMYRLFTTPTVGGEPNSLLGATLFGTPLGAHGLAGSPLVFVIAAGLAVVACFSVRLQSRGAEADVPGGRLLRFLPYGTVLATLVIPQAAGIYLLTTTAWTAAERALLRRGS, encoded by the coding sequence ATGTTCGGCTTTCTCGACGTGCCCGTCGAAGGCGCGTACCACCTGATCCACGCGTTCACCGGCCCGCTGTCCCCGGCGCTGGCCATCGTCCTGTTCACTCTCGCCGTGCGGCTGCTGCTGCACCCGCTCGCCCGGTCGGCGGTCCGCGGCGAGCGCGCCCGGGCCGCACTGATGCCGGAAGTCCGGGCCCTGCGGGCCAAGCACGGCCAGGACCGCGAGTGGCTGGCCGCGGAGATGACGAAGCTGCAGCGGGAGTCCGGGGCCTCGCTGTTCGCCGGCTGCCTGCCGATGCTGCTGCAGCTGCCGTTCTTCATGGTCATGTACCGGCTCTTCACGACACCCACGGTCGGCGGCGAACCCAACTCGCTGCTCGGCGCGACGCTGTTCGGGACGCCGCTGGGCGCGCACGGCCTGGCCGGCAGCCCGCTGGTGTTCGTGATCGCGGCCGGGCTGGCGGTCGTCGCGTGCTTCTCGGTCCGCCTGCAGAGCCGCGGCGCCGAGGCGGACGTCCCGGGCGGCAGGCTCCTGCGCTTCCTGCCCTACGGCACGGTGCTCGCGACGCTGGTCATCCCGCAGGCCGCCGGGATCTACCTGCTCACCACGACGGCGTGGACCGCGGCCGAACGGGCACTGCTACGACGCGGCTCGTGA
- a CDS encoding DUF1992 domain-containing protein, with product MTGRKPPKVSFRWWVDRQIGEARERGEFDDLPGAGKPLPKPTGNDAATDWVLREIRKGGHDTKALLPPALALKREVQDLPERLAAERAERQVREVVEDLNERIRQAYLNHHTGPPLTVALVDVEEAIENWRRSRAAS from the coding sequence ATGACCGGACGCAAACCGCCCAAGGTCTCCTTCCGCTGGTGGGTCGACCGGCAGATCGGCGAAGCCCGCGAGCGCGGCGAGTTCGACGACCTGCCCGGCGCCGGCAAGCCGCTGCCGAAGCCCACCGGCAACGACGCCGCGACCGACTGGGTGCTGCGCGAGATCCGCAAGGGCGGCCACGACACGAAGGCGTTGCTGCCGCCGGCGCTCGCCCTCAAGCGCGAAGTGCAGGACCTGCCGGAACGGCTCGCCGCCGAGCGGGCCGAACGGCAGGTGCGGGAGGTCGTCGAGGACCTCAACGAGCGGATCCGCCAGGCCTACCTCAACCACCACACCGGCCCGCCGCTCACGGTGGCGCTGGTGGACGTCGAAGAAGCCATCGAGAACTGGCGACGCTCACGAGCCGCGTCGTAG
- a CDS encoding TetR/AcrR family transcriptional regulator has product MTAERTGADEVDRTLALLWRARGGAAEPTRGRRPTLTIERIVAAAIAVADADGLTAASMHRVAKELGAGTMTLYTYVPGKAELVDLMVDDVLVERRLPGPGEPRPADWREQVALYAERTREAYRTHPWLCEVSRVRPPLGPGQLAGQEYLLSIMDELGLPPREAVAAANGIGTYVDANAALGAENTRLERSTGQSTEAWWHQRSSFWENYFVVDAHPAMNRIWLGGGFDQSAKAQGDTAYEFGLNRMLDGIQALVG; this is encoded by the coding sequence ATGACCGCCGAACGCACTGGCGCCGACGAAGTCGACCGGACGCTGGCGTTGCTCTGGCGCGCTCGCGGCGGTGCCGCCGAGCCGACCCGGGGCCGTCGCCCGACGCTGACGATCGAGCGGATCGTCGCCGCCGCGATCGCGGTCGCGGACGCCGACGGGCTGACCGCCGCGTCGATGCACCGCGTCGCCAAGGAGCTCGGCGCCGGCACGATGACGCTCTACACGTACGTGCCCGGCAAGGCCGAGCTGGTCGACCTGATGGTCGACGACGTGCTCGTCGAGCGGCGGCTGCCCGGTCCGGGCGAGCCGCGCCCGGCGGACTGGCGCGAGCAGGTGGCGCTCTACGCCGAGCGGACGCGCGAGGCGTACCGCACCCACCCGTGGCTGTGCGAGGTTTCGCGGGTCCGGCCGCCGCTCGGGCCCGGTCAGCTGGCCGGCCAGGAGTACCTGCTGTCCATCATGGACGAGCTGGGCCTGCCGCCGCGCGAGGCCGTGGCGGCTGCCAACGGGATCGGCACGTACGTCGACGCGAACGCGGCCCTCGGCGCGGAGAACACCCGCCTCGAGCGCAGCACCGGCCAGTCGACCGAGGCCTGGTGGCACCAGCGGTCGTCGTTCTGGGAGAACTACTTCGTGGTCGACGCGCACCCGGCGATGAACCGCATCTGGCTGGGCGGCGGCTTCGACCAGAGCGCGAAGGCCCAGGGCGACACGGCCTACGAGTTCGGCCTGAACCGCATGCTCGACGGCATCCAGGCCCTGGTCGGCTAG
- a CDS encoding lytic transglycosylase domain-containing protein codes for MPKHRPRRKATRGVRRTAAALAGGALVVLPTLTTGLPAPVVIAGAGEALPDQAAPLQPPNIVMPPIAVDGSLPQPPLPTPLVVPGGHAGSAGISGPLGIPGSMLKAYKNAAEILAKEQPNCHLDWALIASIGRIESNHARGGYVNANGDTLEPILGPVLNGAGAFAAIPDTDGGKYDGDAVWDRAVGPTQFIPATWKGYASDGNGDGVSNPNNIYDEALATGRYLCSGGLDLSTDAGQRIAVRRYNNSQSYVDTVMAWASAYRGGVAQLPDSQVPIGAPDAPDAAAAGGPVGAPAPPAPPVAAQPPGSLPGTSTPPTSTSPSSSTPATTPGTPSTDPATTPPPSSSTTPPPETTSTTPPPVTTSTTAADSASTPTETTTTSPTG; via the coding sequence ATGCCGAAGCACCGGCCACGTCGCAAGGCCACGCGCGGGGTCCGCCGCACCGCGGCCGCGCTCGCCGGCGGCGCGCTCGTCGTGCTGCCCACGCTGACCACCGGCCTGCCCGCGCCGGTCGTCATCGCCGGTGCCGGCGAGGCGCTGCCCGACCAGGCCGCCCCGCTGCAGCCCCCGAACATCGTCATGCCGCCCATCGCCGTCGACGGCAGCCTCCCGCAGCCGCCGCTGCCCACGCCGCTCGTCGTGCCCGGCGGGCACGCCGGCTCGGCGGGCATCTCCGGGCCGCTCGGCATCCCGGGAAGCATGCTGAAGGCGTACAAGAACGCCGCCGAGATCCTGGCCAAGGAGCAGCCGAACTGCCACCTCGACTGGGCGCTGATCGCGAGCATCGGCCGGATCGAGTCGAACCACGCGCGCGGCGGGTACGTCAACGCCAACGGTGACACTCTCGAGCCCATCCTCGGCCCGGTGCTCAACGGCGCGGGCGCGTTCGCCGCGATCCCCGACACCGACGGCGGCAAGTACGACGGCGACGCCGTCTGGGACCGCGCGGTCGGCCCGACGCAGTTCATCCCGGCCACGTGGAAGGGCTACGCCTCCGACGGCAACGGCGACGGCGTCTCGAACCCGAACAACATCTACGACGAAGCCCTGGCCACCGGGCGCTACCTGTGCTCCGGCGGCCTCGACCTCTCGACCGACGCGGGTCAGCGCATCGCGGTCCGCCGCTACAACAACTCGCAGTCCTATGTGGACACCGTGATGGCGTGGGCCTCGGCCTACCGCGGCGGCGTCGCCCAGCTGCCCGACAGCCAGGTGCCGATCGGCGCGCCCGACGCCCCGGACGCCGCCGCGGCGGGCGGCCCGGTCGGCGCGCCCGCCCCGCCCGCACCGCCGGTGGCCGCCCAGCCGCCGGGCTCCCTGCCGGGCACGTCGACGCCGCCGACCAGCACGTCGCCGTCGTCGTCCACGCCGGCCACGACGCCGGGCACCCCCAGCACGGACCCGGCGACCACCCCGCCGCCGTCGTCGTCCACCACGCCGCCGCCCGAGACCACGAGCACGACCCCGCCGCCGGTCACGACGTCGACGACCGCGGCCGACTCGGCGAGCACGCCCACCGAAACCACCACGACCAGCCCGACGGGATGA
- a CDS encoding LysR family transcriptional regulator: MPTLRALECLVAVLDAGSITEAAARLHLSQPALSHQIGALERELGTPVLERLPRGVRPTATGRAVLADARAALAAAERVTRIGRAVAGGGEGTLRIACAETMTAGLLAPVLRHWHRHRPGVLITLTETTSADALVAALDAGEADVAVGPRPSRWTGPAELVGREEIVVALAADHPLATRPAVPMADLAELPVVHYHPDNGLGAWLDEQAAQRATVLGAVMRTKQAATAAQLAAAGLGVALVPTTALTRTFAGALRRLKPALHRDVVTFTSTPSDSLVRRFSSDVTHRGIAVPGVLLDKLSAPFGA; encoded by the coding sequence ATGCCTACGCTGCGCGCGCTCGAGTGCCTGGTCGCGGTGCTGGACGCCGGGTCGATCACCGAAGCGGCCGCCCGGCTGCACCTCTCGCAGCCCGCGCTGTCGCACCAGATCGGCGCGCTCGAACGGGAACTGGGCACGCCGGTGCTCGAACGGCTCCCGCGCGGGGTGCGGCCGACCGCCACCGGGCGGGCGGTCCTGGCCGACGCGCGGGCCGCGCTGGCCGCCGCCGAACGCGTGACCCGGATCGGCCGCGCGGTGGCCGGCGGTGGCGAGGGCACGCTGCGGATCGCGTGCGCGGAGACGATGACCGCCGGGCTGCTCGCGCCCGTGCTGCGGCACTGGCACCGGCACCGCCCGGGCGTGCTGATCACGCTGACCGAGACGACGAGCGCGGACGCGCTGGTGGCGGCCCTGGACGCGGGCGAAGCGGACGTAGCGGTCGGGCCGCGGCCGAGCCGTTGGACCGGGCCGGCCGAACTGGTGGGGCGCGAAGAGATCGTCGTCGCGCTGGCCGCCGACCACCCGCTCGCCACCCGGCCGGCGGTACCGATGGCCGACCTGGCCGAGCTGCCGGTGGTGCACTACCACCCGGACAACGGCCTCGGAGCGTGGCTCGACGAGCAAGCCGCACAGCGCGCGACGGTGCTCGGCGCGGTGATGCGGACGAAACAGGCGGCGACGGCGGCGCAGCTCGCGGCGGCCGGCCTGGGCGTGGCGCTGGTCCCGACGACGGCGCTGACCCGTACGTTCGCCGGGGCGCTGCGGCGGCTGAAGCCCGCTCTGCACCGCGACGTCGTCACGTTCACCTCGACGCCGTCGGATTCGCTCGTCCGGCGGTTTTCTTCGGACGTGACGCACCGCGGGATCGCCGTACCCGGTGTCCTGCTGGACAAACTCTCAGCGCCATTCGGGGCTTAG